The sequence AAACCACACGTTGTGagtccatgtttgtgttaaGCAGCACGTATCAGTTTTGACAGGCTGGGATCAGTATCATGAATCAATCTGTGGTTTGCATTTCCACAGTACTAATTTTACTAATGTTACTAATGTTACAGTACTAATGTTACAGTTATGTGTGAACCATTCTATAACCtggattttgtttttagttttttactaAGTTGATTTTTACAAACATTTAGCAGACCTGAAAGTAGCACATTTCCATAGCAAATGGCATTAAAACTTTATTTCACGtaatacatatttcagtagcttCATTGTTTATAAATCATAAATCAAACTTTGCAAAATAGAAGTCAGAAACGATTTCCCCAgtcattcagttcaattcagttcagtactACTAGCAACAGAGGgctgtaagatgtgtgtgtgtgtgtgtgtgtgtgtgtgtttgtttgtgtgtgtgtgtgtgtgtgtgtgtgtgtgtgtgcgtgtttgtgtgtgtgtgtgtttgtgtgtgtgtgtgtttgtgtgtgtgtgtttccccagtcattcagttcagttcagtactACTAGCAACAGAGGgctgtaagatgtgtgtgtgtgtgtgtttgtgtttgtgtttgtgtgtgtgtgtgtgtgtttgtgtttgtgtgtgtgtgtgtgtgtgtgtttgtgtgtgtgtgtgtgtgtgtgtgtgtgtttccccagtcattcagttcagttcagtactACTAGCAACAGAGGGCTTTTATCCCACCATGCAACACACTAaggaggaccaaacctgccatatttgtaaatgaatgaatgaataaataaatgtccacatccatgcatttagacagaaataaatgaataaatgtattaattaacgcacaattgtcaatcaatagttacttttaatttacatttatgtttatattattaatttgtaaatatggcaggtttggtcctccataaCACACAGTTcagaatatagaatatagaatatagaatatatatacatatataaatatatatgcacgtgaagaacaataacaacaacaatagagCTGAACACTATTGACTCTGAAGAATGAATGAGGAGTGGAATataccagaacacacacagcaagggaTTTATAGTCCGCCGCTCGTTATCCAAAATTCAAATCCCATCGTGCCGAacagcattctgaagagccgtataataatatcATATAACACGAacagcattctgaagagccgtataataatatataacagGTGACCCCCTAGTCAGTCCTTTTGAAGGCAACTCTTTGTAAGTGGCATGTTCTGAAAAGATCATATTTATGCATTAAGGTGCTTCAATTTTTAAATCTATGATTTTCTAAAATAAAGGTGCTTTACATTGTTTTCTCATGATTTCAAATCTCATCTGAATCACTAAACACAAATACTTAGTGAGATCCTGCCACATTGGAACTTAGAGCTGTCCCTTTTAGTCCAAGATTTTGGTCTTAGAAATTGTCCTGAATTTGACctcacacataaccacacacacacacacacacacacacacacacacacacacacacatctccactttaATCATAAGGAATAAAGCTGCTTAACTCTTTGTGTCCTGGCAACCCATGTTGCAATACTTCCTACCTTTAAAACAGAATTAACAATCACGAACAACACACACTAgggcaggggtcagaggtcagactaCGGCAGGGTTCAGAGGTCAACACACACTAGGGCAGGGGTCAGACTACGgcaggggtcagagttcaacacacactagggcagaggtcagagttcaacaCACACTAGGTCAGGGGTCAGACTAGGGCAGGGGTCACACTAGGgcaggggtcagagttcaacacacactagggcaggggtcagagttcaacacacactagggcaggggtcagagttcaacaCACACTAGGGCAGGGGGCAGAGGTCAGACTAGGgcaggggtcagagttcaacaCACAGTAGGgcaggggtcagagttcaacacacactagggcaggggtcagagttcaacaCACACTAGGGCAGGGGTCAGACTAGGGAAGGGGTCAGACTAGGGCAGGGGTCAGACTACGGCAGGGTCAGCGGTCAGCGCTGGACTCTTAGCTCTTGGAATCCTGTTTGAGTTGCTTTGCCGCGATGATTCTCTTGGCGACGTTGAGCGCATCCGAGGCCTGCGTGGCAGCGTCCGGCTCCAGGCCCGACACGCTCCACAGCTTCCCGCTGACGGCGCTCAGCACCACCTGGTTGGGGACGGAGGCGTAGAGGATGCTGCTCCCGATCTGGTACATGCCGCTCGACAGCGACCCCCCGATGGTGGGCTCGCCGACCACCGTCGCCCTGTGCAGGTCGCTCAGCGTGCGCGTGAACACCTCCGCGGCTGACCCCGTCATGTGGCTGGTGAGGACGTAGACGTCTTTCTCCGAGCCGTACCTCTGGCCCACCACCTGGGGCAAGGTCATGACCTttgacatggaggaggaggatcgGTCAAAGACCGTGTAGAGGTGCCTAAGTGGCTCGGGGGCGAACAGGTACGTGCAGAGCAGAGGGATGGCTGAGGAGTGGCCGCCAGTGTTGTAGCGCATGTCCAGGACCAGCGCCCTCGTGTTCACCAGCTTACTCCACACCTGTTGGATCAGCTGAGGCCCGATGACCTTCAGCACCTCCACGTCTGGCATCATGTCCACCCGCAGGTAGCCAACGTTACCTGGCAGCAGGTCGATTTTGCAGAGAGCGTCGATGATGTACCCAGCTTCATCGTTGGAAGGGATTTTGGGGTACTCCTGCATCATGGCCTCGGGCTCCACGTCACAGTAGAACACGTGCAGCCGGTGGTCCCCCGAGGCCTCCTGCAGGTCGGAGGTCAGCTGCGACGCCAGGGACTCGTAGTCCACCACCGAGCGGTAGGACCCATCCTGCCACTTGGCCCGGAGGTCGCTGCTGACCTTGCCCGCCACCTCGGGAAGGGCGTAGTGGTCCTCCAGGATCTGTCCCGCGCCCTCCACCAGCCCGTGGGTCTCCCCGTGGAACCGGATGATCTCGTCCGCCATCTCCTCTGCCTCGTCCGCCAGGACAATGGCGTCGGGGACCACCCCACCGCCCAGCCAGCACTCTCCGTTGTTGTCGACGAAGTTTACGACGGGCACCGTGGCGACGATGCCGGTGCCCTCAGCCAGGAAGGAGCGTGAGTGCAGCAGGTTGCCGGACGTGATCTCCCCGATGACCGTGCCGCGCCGGAGGGACTGCATCAGGTAGGCAAACTCCTCTCCCGCCGCGGCCGTCTGGCACCCTACCAGCACGTAGATGTTCCGCTTGGACCCGTAGGTCGGCCCCCGGATGGCGGGTGAAGTGCGGTACTCGGTCGTGGTGTTCTGGATGGAGTCGTAGATGGTGAAGAAATGAAGGGGTGGGGCACGGTCGTGCAGGTAGGACAGGATGATTGACAGGCCCTCAGAGGGGCCACCTGAGTTGGAGCGGAGGTCGATCACTAGATTATCAGTGTCTCTGATTGGCTCCCAGACTTTCTGTACCATCTGGTCCTCGAGTTTGGAGAGGGTGGCAGCATCGAGGAATCTGTCGAATTGTAGATATGCAGTCTTACTAGGCCGGATTTGCACTTTGAAAACCTCGTCCACCAGCGTGTTCAGGTTGGAGTCGTCCGGTGCCTCGGGGTCCTCTGCAGCCACTGGGGCGGCTTTGGTTGTTTTGATGATCAGTCGGgggtcctcacacacagactgaagctCGTAGTTCAGCTTAGCTGCTAGGTCCTCCTCCGAGATGACCGCGAAGAAGTCGGTGGTCTCCAGGTGGTTGAGCAGGACTTTGACTTTGTCCTTGGATGCGTAGTATCGCTTGATGAGGTTCGAGACACTCCGGACTGCCTTCGGTATCCCCTCTCGGGCGGCGAGGAGGGCCTTCGCCTTGGTGACGGCTTCCTTCGGCCTGACGGAGACCGAGGGCGAGACGCCGTTCACCTCCCAACTCTGCCCCGTCACCGGATTGGAGGACCTGGCCGTGGGCACGGTGATGTAGAACCCCGAGCGATCGATCCGTATCTTGTCGACTTTCACAGATCCCCCGGAGGTTCTCTCCCCGATCACGATCGCCCGGTTCCGGTTCTTCAGCGCGGACGCCACCGCCTCCGCAGCCCCGTTGGTGCGCTTGCTGGTCAGGACGATCAGGTCCTTGCGCTTGCCGTACCTCAGCCCCGGGATCCGTGGCAACGTCCACAGCTTCCTGGTGGTGTTCGAGGGGCGGTCGTAAATCGTCTCGATGAGTGTCGGAGGCCCGGGGTCTGAGAAGAAGGAGATGACGTAGGGCATCCCTGACAGCTCGCCTCCTATGCTGTAGCGCAGGTCAAAGATCAGGGCCTTGGTGCGGGCCACTTTGTTCCAGACGTTGTCCTGGAGGAACTGCCCCAGTTTGGCCGCCGTTTCCCTGCCGATGATGCGGTCGATCCTCAGGTAGCCCACGCCGTTGTCGAACACCTCCAGTTTAGTGGAGCTCCTGACCAGGTGCACCAGCTGCTCCCGGGACATCAGGCTCAGCGCCGGTGTCGTCACGGGAACGTAGCTGGGTTCAAAGGTCACCGCGAGCCTGGGGTCGTTGAGGGCGCCCTGCACTCCAGCGGACAGCACGCCGGCGAGTGTTTTGCGGTCGGTTATGCGCAGGATCTCTCCGCTGTTGATGGCCTGCTGGATGGCCTCCTGCATGCCGAGCAGGTTCTCGGGGAAGCAGTAGTTGTCCAGCAGGACCTTGGCCATATCCAACACCAGGGCGGGCTGGAAGGAGCCTCCGGCGGACCAGAGGCAGAGCATCGCCGGGACGGCCAGCAGCAACGCGGTCCTCGCCATCCTCCCCTGAATGCTGAATAAAACTGATCTTTTACGGCTTTTCTAGTTTGATTTTTGTTCCATTCATGGGAGGAAGCTGTCCCTTTGTTAGATgagactgccccccccccccccccggttttggataacaacaacaacaggataAGCTGCTTTCGCTTGTCCTAAACCCCTTAATCGCATTATCTTCAGGGCATCAGCTACACAATAACACTCTAACATCAAAAATGATGATTAAAAAGGACTGTAAGACAAGTCTTTCATTTTTAGGGCATATATGACCTACATACCAAAAGTAATAGTTTATGTCTTATATTTCAAGCCATCTGTGATGTAGACATACACTTCAGTTACATCATGTGGGACTGGTGAGTATGGTATGGAGTTTAGAATAATTGATTATTTCCCCGAGCTACAGATCAAgattattattgattatttaCTTGAGCTACAGATCATAATTATTGATTATTTGCCCGAGCTACAGATCATGATTGATTATTTCCCCAAAGCTACAGATCATAGTTATTGATTATTTACCCAAGCTACAGATCATGCTTATTATTGATTATTTACCCGAGCTAcagatcattattattattgattatttcCCCGAGCTAcagatcattattattattgattatttaCCCGAGCGATCAtgattattattgattatttaCTTGAGCTAcagatcattattattattgattatttaCCCGAGCGATCAtgattattattgattatttaCTTGAGCTACAGATCACGAATTTATTGATTATTTACTTGAGCTACAGATCAAgattattattgattatttaCCGGAGCTACAGATCATGCTTATTATTGATTATTTACCCGATCTAcagatcattattattattgattatttaaCCGAGCTACAGATCATGGTTTGCCCTCCAGTTCTCGAACCTCAGACTCTGTCACTGAAACAGGGTGAATAGAAACGCCTGCGTCTGTCGCCTCCggccgctacacacacacaccactgcatgtGAGTTTACTTTTTTATGTCACAATGCAACTGAGTATTACATTATTATCAGATTATCTATTTGAATCCATTACATTTTTAGCAGATTATTCACTTTCTGTAAAACCTATTCACAGACTGAATGCAACACAAACAACCATTGGCACATTTGAGCTGAATAATGCTCCACTATTTACTTGTTTGGAAATATGTCTGTTTACACATCTTGGTCACACAAAGTTAAACAAGTAAACGGAGTGGAAGAGACTCAGCAGCCTtgcccattaaaaaaaaaaaattgaaaattaTGCAACCGGCGCCGGCACCCGCTAATCGGCACAATACAACGGTAATCTTGTTTATCTGCTAATACCCCCGTCCCTTACGTAAACTCGTCTCGCGATCCCCTGCAGCCAATCCCAGTTTAAGAGCGTGGGCGGGCGCGCGGCTTGTTCTGCGTCAGCCACGCGGGAATGATGTCTGGGCAGTCTGAGGAAGACGAGACGGTGGAGGTGACGTAACCCGTCTGAGGGAGACGAGACGTTAAGGTGGTATAAAGATGGGCATTTATAGACTGGGTGGTTGTAGAGCAAATGACGCACTGTAAAGCTTTTCACACAGATATTATCTTTATTTTTAAACTGGAGGATATATTTAGGGGTTGAAACATGGTGTTAAACAACAcgtttttttataattttcacCTACATTATGCTGCATTGTTCTAATAGTTCATGTGCAAtaagaaataaacacattaatCACGGAAAGTACTGGCCATGTTTTCTTtgtaaaaaaatgtatcaaCTGGTCCTACACTGAATTCCTATCTATTGTATGTATCAACACACCTTGGTGTGCATATGCCTGTGTATTATACCTGTGTATTATAGTCTccaagtgttcagtgttcagtgtgcaTATGAAGCCTTTTCACATCATTGACATGATGCAGCTCTCTCCTACTGTGCCCCTGTTCAATACTGTAAAGCCCTCTTTTGCTCGGCAGAGGGCGCTAGTCACCCAAATGATTGTATTCACCCAAAATAAATGGATCAGGAAAGAAGTAGAACATTCTGTGTTTAATTCCAATGGGACACGGTTGAATAATAGAATCATTTAAATAATCACTTTGGCTATTTTACAGATTTATTTTCTCCAATGACAATTGAATGGTTAAATCTATTCTTTAAACATGGCAAACCCCCAAAGGTGTAAAATCAAAATAGGAAATGTATATACATCGTAGTTTACAGAATTGTACTTTGCATGATAAACAAATCATCTCTATGTACCAAAGCTtggttttaataataataatacaaataataataaataatacttTATATatcttatataataataataataataatcatatatTTCTGGGTTTATAGGGTATGTCAAAAGTAAGCTATGTGTAGTGATGAACACATAATGAAACAGATGTCcccctccatgtgtgtgtacagggaggTGGCATGGCTAGTGAAATTCGGACTTTTGTAGATGGGCACCGTTAGCATGTCCAGTTCCCTGTGAGTCTCTTGGTCTtacaggtggagtgtgtgtgtgtgtgtgtgtgtgtgtgtgtgtgtgtgtgtgtgtatatatgtgtgtgtgtgaccgttaGCATGTCCAGGTCCCTGTGAGTCTCTTGGTCTtacaggtggagtgtgtgtgtgtgtgtgtgctgccactaCCTACAGCCGCACGCTGCTACGCGCATCTCCTAGtacaggtggagtgtgtgtgtgtgtgtgtgtgtgtgtgtgtgtgtgtgaccgttgCCACTACCTACAGCCGCACGCCGCCACGCGCATCTCCTCGTACAGGTGGCGCACCGTGATCACGCCGTTCTCCTGGTACATGACGGTGATGGGGTCCAGCCTGGTGGGCACGCAGCAGGCCATGCGCGCCTTCTTGGGGTCGCTGAGGTTGACCAGCGACTGGATGATGGCGTGCTTGGAGGGTGTGACATCGGGCGAGAGCGGGAACTGGCACGTGCCCTGGCACTCGTACGCCTCGTACTCCGGGGGCGCCACGATCCACTCCTGCCAGCCGATGTCCTTGAAGTTCACCCGCAGCGACGTCCGCCGGCAGTACCCACCTGCctgcctcctcatcctcctcctacGGGGGTGGTGGGCCGCCGCGGCCAGGGGGCGAACAGAACCGCCGCTGTCACTCATGGAGTCGGGCTTTGAATCTTGGAGTGAATAATACGCCTCATTTGGGAGAGAGCTCTGGGGTGACTTCACCTTTACAggtggggggtttgggggcGGCTGAGGGTCAACTGGCCGAAGGGCATTCTGGGCTGTTTGCAGGTTGTTGGGGTCCTCACTTGTGTCTTGGAGTTCGTCCGCTCCTGAGAAGACGACGGCCTCGTCCTCGTGCCTCAGCATCTGCTGAAGCTCCTGCTGCGCCTCCTGCTGTGCCTCCTGCTGTCGGCTGCGCTGGTCGTTGGAGAACACGATGAGGATCGGCGACGTGTTCCCCTTCAGGATGAGTCTCACGTCtgcacccccctcacccccctgccctctctcgcccccctcacccccctgccctctctcgcccccctgccctctctcacccccgCCCTTAAACGAGCCACAGGGCATCCTCTGCACCCGTACCTCAAACTCCGTCACGCCCCGCCCCGCCCAAGCCTGTGCCCGCAGCGCCATGGTAACGTCAAACATCTCCCATGAGCCTTTGCCCAATGGCACCTCCCTCTCGTCCAGGAAGCGATAAGCTGATTGGTCCGTCTCCTCGCTCTGCTCTCTgtcgtctctctgtgtgctcagagctcttcttcttctctctctctgctctctccattctccctgttctctgtgatctctccattccccctcttctctctgctctctccattccccctcttctctctgctctctccattccccatgttctctctcttctctctgctctctccattctccctgttctctgtgatctctccattccccctcttctctctgctctctccattctccctcttctctctgctctctccattccCCCTGTTCCCCCTGGTCTCTCCGAGTCTCTCTCATGTCTTCCAGATGCCTGTGATCTCTCCTCATTCGCAGGTGATTCTCTGTTAGGGGTAATAAGAGCTTGTCTCCTCGGTTCTCTGGTTCTACCTGATTTGTTTCTCCTTCCTGTCGCCCCGCTGTCTGACGACCTGGTTCTTTCCCTGTCAGCGGTTCTCCGtgttctccctctgcctcctcacctcttcttttctctgttgTTGTCGGTTCTCTCGGTTCCGCTCTTATCTCTTCTGTCCGTTTGCCCGTCTGCTCTTTATCGGTTCCGTGTTCTTGCTCTCTCGTGTGCTCTCTCCGGTCTCTCCTCAGCCTGTGTTCCGTGTGGTTCTCCAGCTGGTAGACCCTGATGGttgcggcggcggcggcggttcCGCGCGGGCATAGGCGGCCGGTGGTTCTGGGCCGGGTCAGGGTGAACAGCCTGAGCTGAGCCGAGGTGATCTCCTCACTGCTGGGAACCGAGACGTTGAACAGGAGCCGGTGTTTGATCACGCCGCCCCGACCCTGCGTCTCCCTCAAGGTGATGTCTGaaagggacacacagacacggacgtGCTATTAGTAAGGAAGTATTATGTCATTATTAAggaaatatgtatatatatatatatatgaaataataataaatatccATGTTTGGGATATGTTATGCCATATATGcttaataaaaatgtatgaaaatatgaaatatatgaaatgtgaaaatgaaatataaaatattgaaatattgTAAAACCCAATTTTaaccaataaaaaataaatactaaaaaaaaaaatgattaaggAAATATTATGCCATTAATACTTATTATCAATTACGTCAGTGTAATTAAAACACTCAACCATAGATTACATCATAGCTTgtgaaaaacacattgtttgaAAAGTTATTAAGTGAGTATTATGTCATTATTAATTTAGTGTAATTAAAACACTCAACCGTACATGATGACATCATAGCTTGTGAAAAACACATCGTTTGAAATGTTATTAAGTGAGTAAGTATTATGTCATTATTAAGGAAATATTATGCCATTAATACTTATTATTAATTACGTCAGTGTAATTAAAACACTCAACCATAGATGACATCATAGCTTgtgaaaaacacattgtttgaAATGTTATTAAGTGAGTATTATGTCATTATTAATTTAGTGTAATTAAAACACTCAACCTTGCATGATGACATCATAGCTTCTGAAAAACACATTGTATGAAATGTACTACTGAGAATGAAACATTATATGAAACCAatgtggagaagtgtgtgtgtgtgtgtgttgtgtgtgtagtgtcatctctgctgtgtgtgtgtgtgtgtgtgtgtgtgtgtgtgtgtagtagcctaagcccagctgtgtgttgtgtgtgtctgtcatctctgctgtgtgtgtgtgtgtgtgtgtgtgtgtgtgtgtgtgtgtgtggcccctcACCTTGCATGCTGAAGCTGCGTATCACGTCTGCCcggggcgaggaggaggaggaggaagaggaggaggtggtgtcgGAGGCGTACTTGTTGTACAGTTGCACCATGAAGTCGGGGGGGCGGACCCTGCTGTGCTCCTGTGGGGCGCTGGACAGGTTCAGCTTACGCAGGAACTCCTGTTTCATGGTCCCCAGgaacctctccctctgtgctcgCGCCTCCCCCGCAGCCAACACCTCCTccgccgccaccacctcctcctcggccGTCAGCTCCTCCGACACCTCCTCCTCGGCCGTCAGCTCCTCCGCTGccacctcatcctcctcctccgccgacacctcctcctcctcggccacCAGCTCCGCCAGCCGGTCCCTCCACCCCAGAGCTCCGGGTTCTTCTGTCTGGTTTCCGTCAAGCGGCCTGGTTCTCAGCGTTCTGCTGTAGAGAACCAGACTGAGGCAGACCTGGAGGAGAACGTGACCTGATCGCATCGTGGACCTCGGAACCTCctcccacctgtctgtctgtacatacGTCTGAATCTGGTAGACGAGACTAGCGGCTGCTGTTCGAGTGTGAGGCGCTGGTCTTGAGGACCCTGCTTCctctgttgcgtgtgtgtgtgtgcgtgtgtgtgtgtgtgtgtgtgtgtgtgtgtcctgggttCACTCTCATGGTATACAATAAACATCACTCTCTGGACGCCCAAAATAGACACAACGCGTCTCTTATCTGGCCCAGAGAAGCCTTGTTTTAGGCACTGTTATCACAGGGGTCACAGGGTTAATGAACACactgtaaacaacacacacacacacacacacacacacacacatacacgaacatgcatacacatacacacacacacacacacacacacacac is a genomic window of Clupea harengus chromosome 1, Ch_v2.0.2, whole genome shotgun sequence containing:
- the LOC105893911 gene encoding retinol-binding protein 3, whose amino-acid sequence is MARTALLLAVPAMLCLWSAGGSFQPALVLDMAKVLLDNYCFPENLLGMQEAIQQAINSGEILRITDRKTLAGVLSAGVQGALNDPRLAVTFEPSYVPVTTPALSLMSREQLVHLVRSSTKLEVFDNGVGYLRIDRIIGRETAAKLGQFLQDNVWNKVARTKALIFDLRYSIGGELSGMPYVISFFSDPGPPTLIETIYDRPSNTTRKLWTLPRIPGLRYGKRKDLIVLTSKRTNGAAEAVASALKNRNRAIVIGERTSGGSVKVDKIRIDRSGFYITVPTARSSNPVTGQSWEVNGVSPSVSVRPKEAVTKAKALLAAREGIPKAVRSVSNLIKRYYASKDKVKVLLNHLETTDFFAVISEEDLAAKLNYELQSVCEDPRLIIKTTKAAPVAAEDPEAPDDSNLNTLVDEVFKVQIRPSKTAYLQFDRFLDAATLSKLEDQMVQKVWEPIRDTDNLVIDLRSNSGGPSEGLSIILSYLHDRAPPLHFFTIYDSIQNTTTEYRTSPAIRGPTYGSKRNIYVLVGCQTAAAGEEFAYLMQSLRRGTVIGEITSGNLLHSRSFLAEGTGIVATVPVVNFVDNNGECWLGGGVVPDAIVLADEAEEMADEIIRFHGETHGLVEGAGQILEDHYALPEVAGKVSSDLRAKWQDGSYRSVVDYESLASQLTSDLQEASGDHRLHVFYCDVEPEAMMQEYPKIPSNDEAGYIIDALCKIDLLPGNVGYLRVDMMPDVEVLKVIGPQLIQQVWSKLVNTRALVLDMRYNTGGHSSAIPLLCTYLFAPEPLRHLYTVFDRSSSSMSKVMTLPQVVGQRYGSEKDVYVLTSHMTGSAAEVFTRTLSDLHRATVVGEPTIGGSLSSGMYQIGSSILYASVPNQVVLSAVSGKLWSVSGLEPDAATQASDALNVAKRIIAAKQLKQDSKS
- the gdf2 gene encoding bone morphogenetic protein 10 — translated: MRSGHVLLQVCLSLVLYSRTLRTRPLDGNQTEEPGALGWRDRLAELVAEEEEVSAEEEDEVAAEELTAEEEVSEELTAEEEVVAAEEVLAAGEARAQRERFLGTMKQEFLRKLNLSSAPQEHSRVRPPDFMVQLYNKYASDTTSSSSSSSSSPRADVIRSFSMQDITLRETQGRGGVIKHRLLFNVSVPSSEEITSAQLRLFTLTRPRTTGRLCPRGTAAAAATIRVYQLENHTEHRLRRDRREHTREQEHGTDKEQTGKRTEEIRAEPREPTTTEKRRGEEAEGEHGEPLTGKEPGRQTAGRQEGETNQVEPENRGDKLLLPLTENHLRMRRDHRHLEDMRETRRDQGEQGEWREQREEGEWREGEWRDHREQGEWREQRERRRRALSTQRDDREQSEETDQSAYRFLDEREVPLGKGSWEMFDVTMALRAQAWAGRGVTEFEVRVQRMPCGSFKGGGERGQGGERGQGGEGGERGQGGEGGADVRLILKGNTSPILIVFSNDQRSRQQEAQQEAQQELQQMLRHEDEAVVFSGADELQDTSEDPNNLQTAQNALRPVDPQPPPNPPPVKVKSPQSSLPNEAYYSLQDSKPDSMSDSGGSVRPLAAAAHHPRRRRMRRQAGGYCRRTSLRVNFKDIGWQEWIVAPPEYEAYECQGTCQFPLSPDVTPSKHAIIQSLVNLSDPKKARMACCVPTRLDPITVMYQENGVITVRHLYEEMRVAACGCR